One Molothrus aeneus isolate 106 chromosome 6, BPBGC_Maene_1.0, whole genome shotgun sequence genomic window carries:
- the ARF6 gene encoding ADP-ribosylation factor 6, with protein sequence MGKVLSKIFGNKEMRILMLGLDAAGKTTILYKLKLGQSVTTIPTVGFNVETVTYKNVKFNVWDVGGQDKIRPLWRHYYTGTQGLIFVVDCADRDRIDEARQELHRIINDREMRDAIILIFANKQDLPDAMKPHEIQEKLGLTRIRDRNWYVQPSCATTGDGLYEGLTWLTSNYKS encoded by the coding sequence ATGGGCAAGGTGCTGTCCAAGATCTTCGGGAACAAGGAGATGCGGATCCTGATGCTGGGGCTGGACGCGGCCGGCAAGACCACGATCTTGTACAAGCTGAAGCTGGGCCAGTCGGTGACCACCATCCCCACCGTGGGCTTCAACGTGGAGACCGTCACCTACAAGAACGTCAAGTTCAACGTGTGGGACGTGGGCGGCCAGGACAAGATCCGGCCCCTGTGGCGGCACTACTACACGGGCACGCAGGGGCTCATCTTCGTGGTGGACTGCGCCGACCGCGACCGCATCGACGAGGCGCGGCAGGAGCTGCACCGCATCATCAACGACCGGGAGATGCGGGACGCCATCATCCTCATCTTCGCCAACAAGCAGGACCTGCCCGACGCCATGAAACCCCACGAGATCCAGGAGAAACTGGGCCTGACCCGGATCAGGGATAGGAATTGGTATGTGCAGCCCTCCTGTGCCACGACGGGGGATGGACTCTACGAAGGGCTGACGTGGTTAACGTCCAATTATAAATCCTAA